Genomic DNA from Halobaculum sp. MBLA0147:
CGTCGGATCGACGCCGTACTCCGCGGCGATCTGTGCGGCCAGCGGGCGGTCGTGGTCGGGGTCCGCGAGCCCGCGGAGCCGTTCCGGCACCGGGTCGGGCGTCGCGGACGGCTCCGTCGGGTCGAGGTCGCTGGACCCGAGGTCGTGGGTCGCCGCGGCCGGGCGGCCGCGGATCCACGTCAAGTAGTCGAGCGTCGGGAACACGTCGCCACGGGCGAGAGCAGACGGCGAAAGTGTTGCGGTCGGGGAACGTGGGGCGCCCTCGCCACCCTCCTCGTCGCCGCGAGGTACTCAGATCTCCGCGAGGACCGCTCGGACGGCCTCGCGGGCCGCCTCGAGGTCGGGGTACCGCGCCAGATGGGACGTACAGTCGCAGTCGGAGGCCCCGAAGCCCGGCACGGGGCCGTCGGCGAGCGCCGACGCGACCGCACACTCGGCGTCGCGGTCCGGGAGCCGTTCGTCGCCGACGAGCGACACCGCCGGGTGGCCGCCGAGGTAGTCGACGTGCCAGTGGCGCGTGTCGTGGGTGCCGGCGGCGACGCGCTCGTGGCGGTCCACGCGAGTGAACCCGCCGCTCCCGAGCGCACTCCCCGTGTAGGCGTACCCACCCGCGGGTAGCGTCCACTCACCCAGCGCACCCACGGAGAGGGTCACTGGCTCCGGGACCTCGTACACGAGCGTGTAGGTGCCACCGCTCACGGGCGGTCTGTGGAGCCTCGCGGGCAAAGGTCTCTCGTCGGCAGACAGTCGGGTCGTCGAACCGGCGAGTCGTCGAACTCGGGAGTCGGTGGGTCGTCGAGCCGTCGGCGGAGACGGCGACGCGCGACGACCACGGCGTTGAAGCCCGCGGAACCCCTGGAACACACGATGAGTGTCAGGCGGTCCGTGGTGATCGACGCACCCCCGAGCGAGGTGTGGGCGACGCTGGTCGCCTTCGAGCGGTACGGCGCGTGGAACCCGCTGATCCCGCGTGCGAGCGGCGAGGCGGCCGTCGGCGAGACGGTGCGTGCCGTGATCGCACAGCCGCGGGTCCCGCCGGTACCGATCCACGCCGAGATCACGCGGTGTGACCCCGAACGGGAACTCGCCTGGGAGACGAACCTCCCCGGCGGCGGGTTGCTCACCGTGGAACACGCCTTCCAGTTGACGCCGCTGGACGCGGACGGCGCGGTCGTCGCCGAGGGCGAGGTGGCCTCGCGCACGGAGTTCGCACAGGTGGAACGCGTCGGCGGCGCCGTCGGGCGCGCGGTACCGGACGCGCTCGTCAGGGTACTCGCGGACGGGTTCGACCAGATGAACCGCGCGCTGCGGCGGCGGGTGGAGGCGACGAGTGACGGTCGCGGTGCGTCGGCGGACGCGAGTGGTGCGTCGGCGGACGCGAGCGGTGTGTCGCCGTCCGAACCCACCGCAGGCGCCACGACCAGCGACGACACCACATCCGACGACCACAACCCGTAAGCGCGCGCCGCCCCTGCTCGGTCTGTGGACGACACCGTCGAGTGGCTCCGCGACCGCCCGTACTACCGCGGCCAGATCGCCGACAGTCGGACGCTCCCGGGACGCGACCCCTCATTCACCGACGTCGAGTTGGAGTCGCGACTCGAGTCGGCGCTGGCGGACCGCGGGATCGAGTCGCTGTACGACCACCAGGCCGCCGCCATCGAGGCGGTGCGAGACGGCGAGAACGTCGTCTTGGCGACCCGGACCGCCAGCGGCAAGAGTCTCGCGTACACCGTCCCCGCCTTCGAGCGGGCGATGGACCACGGCGGGCGGACGCTGTACCTCGGGCCGCAGAACGCCCTGATCCAAGATCAGGAGGAGACGCTGTCGGACCTCGCCCACGACTTGGGGTTCGGCTCGCGCGTCTCCGTCGCCCAGTACACGGGCCGGATGAGCGACGCGGAGAAACGCGACGTGCGCGACCGCCAGCCGACGGTGATCCTGTCGAACCCG
This window encodes:
- a CDS encoding DUF123 domain-containing protein; this translates as MSADERPLPARLHRPPVSGGTYTLVYEVPEPVTLSVGALGEWTLPAGGYAYTGSALGSGGFTRVDRHERVAAGTHDTRHWHVDYLGGHPAVSLVGDERLPDRDAECAVASALADGPVPGFGASDCDCTSHLARYPDLEAAREAVRAVLAEI
- a CDS encoding SRPBCC family protein; amino-acid sequence: MSVRRSVVIDAPPSEVWATLVAFERYGAWNPLIPRASGEAAVGETVRAVIAQPRVPPVPIHAEITRCDPERELAWETNLPGGGLLTVEHAFQLTPLDADGAVVAEGEVASRTEFAQVERVGGAVGRAVPDALVRVLADGFDQMNRALRRRVEATSDGRGASADASGASADASGVSPSEPTAGATTSDDTTSDDHNP